A single region of the Austwickia chelonae genome encodes:
- a CDS encoding response regulator: protein MTRILVVDDEPAIARTLRINLRARGYEPQIVGDGRSAMRAIAEDQPDLVILDLGLPDRDGVEVLAWLRRRSSIPVVVLSARHESDDKVEALDLGADDFVTKPFGMDELMARVRSALRRAHAETLSGQPPFVCQDFVLDFTERRAVDPAGSPIRLTPTEWRIVSVLAREPGHLVTQTELLAEVWGPTYRRESNYLRVFANQLRRKLEPEPSNPVHLITEPGQGYRLMP, encoded by the coding sequence ATGACTCGCATCCTCGTCGTCGACGACGAACCGGCCATCGCCCGTACCTTGCGGATCAACCTGCGGGCTCGTGGGTACGAGCCGCAGATCGTGGGGGACGGCCGCAGTGCGATGCGGGCCATCGCGGAGGATCAACCCGATCTGGTGATCCTCGACCTGGGGCTTCCCGACCGGGACGGTGTCGAGGTTCTGGCCTGGTTGCGTCGCCGCAGCAGCATCCCCGTGGTGGTGCTCTCCGCCCGGCACGAATCGGACGACAAGGTGGAGGCGCTCGACCTGGGCGCCGACGACTTCGTCACGAAACCTTTCGGGATGGACGAGCTGATGGCTCGGGTCCGTTCGGCATTGCGTCGGGCTCACGCCGAGACGCTTTCCGGGCAGCCGCCGTTCGTCTGCCAGGATTTCGTCCTGGACTTCACGGAACGTCGTGCGGTCGACCCGGCTGGATCTCCGATCCGGTTGACCCCGACCGAGTGGCGGATCGTGTCCGTTCTCGCCCGGGAGCCGGGGCATCTGGTGACGCAGACCGAACTGCTCGCGGAGGTCTGGGGGCCGACCTACCGGCGGGAATCGAACTATCTGCGGGTCTTCGCGAACCAGCTGCGCCGCAAACTCGAACCGGAGCCGTCGAACCCGGTGCACTTGATCACCGAGCCCGGTCAGGGTTACCGGCTGATGCCCTGA
- a CDS encoding sensor histidine kinase — MPGENRKMRRGTLRIYLGAAPGVGKTVAMLGEGHRRAERGADVVVGLVETHDRAYTARMASGLETVPRQVLTHRGVEFTELDVDAVLDRAPQVALVDELAHSNVPGSTRRRRYEDIEVLLTAGIDVVSTVNIQHLESLNDAVHAITGVRQQETVPDEVVRRADQIELVDMSPESLRRRMAHGNVYKAEKVDAALASYFRPGNLAALRELALLWLADRVDERLESYRDDHAIRSSWPARERVVVAVTAGPEGESVLRRGARIASRGAGGELIAVYVRRSDGLIGSDATTVTARHTLTQELGGQFHTVAGDDVGEAILAFARRVNASQIVLGASSRGRWARLWSEGVGDRVVAGSGDIDVHLVTHAQAATGGGASRRRRAGLGPARVRMGWTSAVAAPALLTAALVATHEYHQLPLDVMLYLAVAVGVALLGGLGPALLCSVLGALLLNWFFTPPVRTFTVAEPVNMILLVVYLLVSAAVASVVHHSARRAAEAAAAQREAASLTRVTHAILSSTEPLPLLLQECLDMFGMRAGAVVHSPTSRSGTGDDRVRLLASVGGFTVGDIAGATVHEQVDDETTLVLSGRELCAEDQSLVTAYAANAAAVLTRQRLRVEEAAAISLAQDNRARQALLSAVSHDLRTPLAAVKAAVSSLRSDEVVFNDEDEAELLAAIEESTDRLDSLVGNLLDLSRLETGAMRPHRVVFDAVAAVQATVQESSAPERVALWEQGECLAYADPGLLDRVVANLVENALRHAPRSSQVVVNVARVGGRAQVRVIDSGPGVPRSEHDRIFQPFQRQGDVPAGDGVGLGLAVARGLAESMGSMVTADDTPGGGLTMTIDLPGEPVRMGPELEAGRSEGGC, encoded by the coding sequence ATGCCGGGTGAGAATCGGAAGATGCGACGAGGGACGCTGAGGATCTATCTCGGAGCGGCACCCGGGGTCGGGAAGACCGTGGCCATGCTGGGTGAAGGACACCGCCGCGCCGAACGAGGGGCCGACGTCGTCGTGGGCCTCGTGGAGACCCACGACCGGGCGTACACGGCCCGGATGGCCTCAGGCCTCGAAACGGTGCCCCGGCAGGTGTTGACCCACCGGGGCGTGGAGTTCACCGAACTGGACGTCGACGCCGTGCTCGACAGAGCCCCACAGGTCGCCCTCGTCGACGAACTCGCCCACAGCAATGTGCCCGGATCGACACGCAGACGCCGCTACGAAGACATCGAGGTCCTCCTGACGGCGGGGATCGACGTGGTCTCCACGGTGAACATCCAACACCTGGAGTCGTTGAACGACGCCGTCCACGCGATCACCGGGGTACGCCAACAGGAGACGGTGCCCGACGAGGTGGTCCGTCGGGCCGACCAGATCGAACTGGTCGACATGTCCCCCGAATCCCTGCGTCGGCGCATGGCCCACGGCAATGTGTACAAAGCGGAGAAGGTCGACGCCGCCCTGGCGAGCTACTTCCGTCCAGGAAACCTCGCAGCACTACGCGAACTGGCACTGCTGTGGCTCGCCGACCGGGTCGACGAACGACTGGAGAGCTACCGGGACGATCACGCGATCAGATCGTCCTGGCCCGCCAGAGAACGGGTCGTCGTCGCCGTGACCGCAGGACCCGAAGGGGAATCCGTCCTCCGCCGGGGCGCCCGGATCGCCTCCCGCGGCGCCGGCGGCGAGCTGATCGCCGTGTACGTCCGACGTAGCGACGGCCTGATCGGCTCGGACGCGACGACAGTCACCGCCCGGCACACCCTCACCCAAGAACTCGGCGGACAGTTCCACACCGTCGCCGGTGACGACGTCGGCGAAGCGATCCTGGCTTTCGCCCGGCGGGTGAACGCCAGCCAGATCGTTCTGGGCGCGAGCAGCCGTGGCCGATGGGCCCGCCTGTGGTCCGAAGGAGTCGGTGACCGGGTGGTTGCCGGGTCGGGCGACATCGACGTACACCTGGTCACCCACGCGCAGGCCGCCACCGGAGGCGGTGCGAGCCGACGCCGCCGAGCAGGACTGGGACCGGCCCGAGTACGGATGGGGTGGACCTCCGCGGTGGCCGCCCCTGCACTGCTGACCGCAGCGCTGGTCGCGACCCATGAATATCACCAGCTGCCGTTGGACGTGATGTTGTACCTGGCGGTCGCCGTCGGTGTCGCGCTGCTGGGCGGGCTGGGACCGGCCCTCCTCTGCTCGGTGCTGGGGGCCCTGCTGCTCAACTGGTTCTTCACCCCGCCCGTGCGCACCTTCACCGTGGCCGAACCGGTGAACATGATCCTGCTGGTGGTCTACCTGCTGGTATCGGCGGCCGTGGCCTCGGTCGTGCACCACAGCGCTCGCCGGGCCGCCGAAGCGGCGGCTGCGCAGCGTGAAGCCGCCAGCCTGACCCGGGTCACCCACGCCATATTGTCCTCGACGGAGCCGCTGCCGCTGTTGCTGCAGGAATGTCTGGACATGTTCGGGATGAGGGCCGGTGCGGTGGTGCATTCGCCGACGTCCCGTTCCGGGACCGGGGACGACCGGGTGCGGCTGCTGGCATCGGTGGGCGGATTCACCGTGGGCGACATCGCCGGGGCGACTGTTCATGAACAGGTCGACGACGAGACGACCCTGGTGTTGTCGGGACGGGAACTGTGTGCTGAGGACCAGTCCTTGGTGACGGCATATGCGGCCAACGCGGCCGCAGTACTGACCCGGCAACGGTTACGGGTGGAGGAAGCAGCGGCGATCTCCTTGGCCCAGGACAACCGGGCCCGACAGGCTCTGCTGTCGGCGGTCTCGCACGATCTGCGGACTCCGCTGGCAGCGGTGAAGGCAGCGGTGTCGAGTCTGCGTAGCGACGAGGTCGTCTTCAACGATGAGGACGAAGCGGAGCTGCTGGCGGCGATCGAGGAATCCACGGACCGGCTGGACTCCTTGGTGGGGAACCTGCTTGACCTGTCCCGACTGGAGACAGGGGCGATGCGACCGCACCGGGTCGTCTTCGACGCGGTGGCTGCGGTGCAGGCGACGGTGCAGGAGTCCTCGGCGCCGGAGCGGGTGGCGTTGTGGGAGCAGGGGGAGTGTTTGGCCTATGCCGACCCGGGGCTGTTGGACCGGGTGGTGGCGAACCTGGTGGAGAATGCTCTGCGTCATGCTCCGCGTAGTTCTCAGGTGGTGGTCAACGTGGCTCGGGTCGGGGGGCGTGCCCAGGTGCGGGTGATCGACAGCGGGCCCGGCGTGCCACGGAGCGAACACGATCGGATCTTCCAGCCTTTCCAACGGCAGGGGGATGTCCCGGCGGGGGACGGCGTCGGGCTGGGGCTGGCGGTGGCACGCGGCCTGGCGGAGAGCATGGGATCGATGGTCACCGCCGACGACACTCCTGGAGGCGGTCTCACCATGACCATCGACCTGCCGGGGGAGCCGGTGCGGATGGGGCCGGAACTCGAGGCCGGGCGGTCGGAAGGCGGTTGCTGA
- the kdpC gene encoding potassium-transporting ATPase subunit KdpC, with amino-acid sequence MRGMSRQWGAALRMLLCCMVLLGVVYPLVITAVAQTVVPGRANGSPVVHEGRVAGSALLGQDSPGAEWFQPRPSHPGRSGEGSGGSNLSPLSPEQRGAVQRRADELRRENPDAPGGIPADALTASASGLDPQISPEYARWQVPRVAAARGLPVAAVQGLVDAHVEGRSLGFLGQPRVNVLELNIAVAQAHRHAG; translated from the coding sequence ATGCGTGGAATGTCACGACAGTGGGGCGCCGCTCTGCGGATGCTCTTGTGCTGCATGGTTCTTCTAGGAGTGGTCTATCCCTTGGTGATCACCGCCGTCGCGCAGACGGTGGTGCCCGGCCGGGCGAACGGTTCACCGGTCGTCCATGAGGGACGGGTCGCCGGTAGCGCGCTCCTGGGCCAGGACAGCCCTGGCGCCGAATGGTTCCAGCCGCGGCCCTCACACCCCGGGCGTTCCGGGGAGGGTTCAGGAGGGAGCAACCTGTCACCGCTGTCGCCCGAACAACGAGGGGCCGTGCAACGCCGCGCCGACGAACTACGACGGGAGAACCCCGACGCGCCCGGTGGCATCCCCGCAGACGCGCTCACCGCCAGTGCCTCCGGCCTGGACCCGCAGATCAGCCCGGAGTACGCCCGCTGGCAGGTGCCGCGGGTCGCTGCGGCGCGGGGGCTGCCGGTGGCGGCGGTGCAGGGCTTGGTCGATGCCCACGTCGAGGGCCGCTCGCTGGGCTTCCTCGGACAGCCCCGAGTGAACGTTCTAGAACTGAACATCGCTGTAGCGCAGGCTCACCGGCATGCCGGGTGA
- the kdpB gene encoding potassium-transporting ATPase subunit KdpB yields MTRTDSTPALAVTIRTQLPAAVRKLDPRHVVRSPVIFVVWVGSVLTTVLSLISPDAFSLGITLWLWATVLFANLAEAVAEGRGKAQAASLRATKVETTARRVGTDGQEQLVPGTTLTVGDLVVVEAGEVIPGDGDIVDGVATVDESAITGESAPVIRESGGDRSAVTGGTTVLSDRIVVRITTRPGESFIDRMIALVEGASRQKTPNEVALSILLTTLTVIFLLAVVAISPMAGYSGATQPVLILVALLVCLIPTTIGALLSAIGIAGMDRLVQRNVLAKSGRAVEAAGDVSTLLLDKTGTITFGNRRACEIIPVGQTGLDEAHRAARLSSLADLTPEGRSVVELIDGNDGGPLAEGMTDGAVFVEFTAQTRMSGIDLLDGTLVRKGAGSTVTFWVRDRGGEIPADLEGVVDRIAASGGTPLVVAEQGPGSSARVLAVVHLKDVVKPGMRERFDELRRMGIRTVMVTGDNRLTARAIAEEAGVDDVLAEATPEDKMALIRQEQAGGRLVAMTGDGTNDAPALAQADVGVAMNTGTSAAKEAGNMVDLDSDPTKLIEVVGIGKQLLITRGALTTFSIANDVAKYFAIIPAMFMSVFPGLAALNVMGLASPRSAMLSAVIFNALIIVALIPLSLKGVPYRPMSAAALLRRNLLVFGVGGVLTPFLGIKAIDLFVSLLPGMV; encoded by the coding sequence CACCACCGTGTTGTCGCTGATCTCCCCGGACGCCTTTTCCCTCGGGATCACCCTGTGGCTGTGGGCGACCGTGCTCTTCGCCAATCTTGCCGAAGCCGTCGCCGAAGGGCGTGGCAAAGCCCAGGCCGCGAGCCTGCGCGCCACGAAAGTCGAGACCACGGCCCGTCGGGTCGGCACCGACGGGCAGGAACAGCTCGTCCCAGGTACCACCTTGACCGTCGGCGACCTCGTCGTCGTCGAAGCCGGTGAGGTGATTCCCGGCGACGGCGACATCGTCGACGGCGTCGCCACCGTCGACGAATCCGCAATCACCGGTGAATCGGCTCCCGTGATCAGGGAATCCGGCGGTGACCGGTCCGCGGTGACCGGGGGTACGACGGTGCTCTCCGACCGGATCGTCGTCCGGATCACCACCCGGCCCGGGGAGAGTTTCATCGACCGGATGATCGCCCTCGTCGAAGGCGCATCCCGGCAGAAGACCCCCAACGAGGTCGCCCTGTCGATCCTGCTGACCACCTTGACGGTCATCTTCCTGCTCGCCGTGGTGGCCATCTCACCGATGGCCGGGTACAGCGGCGCGACCCAACCAGTCCTCATCCTGGTAGCCCTGCTGGTGTGCCTCATCCCCACGACGATCGGTGCCCTGCTCTCCGCGATCGGCATCGCCGGGATGGATCGGCTCGTGCAACGCAATGTGCTCGCCAAATCCGGACGCGCGGTGGAAGCCGCCGGTGACGTGTCGACCCTGCTGCTCGACAAGACCGGCACCATCACCTTCGGCAACCGGCGTGCCTGCGAGATCATCCCGGTCGGGCAGACCGGCCTGGACGAAGCCCACCGCGCCGCTCGTCTGTCCTCGCTGGCCGATCTGACCCCCGAAGGCCGCTCCGTCGTCGAACTGATCGACGGGAACGATGGAGGGCCACTCGCCGAAGGGATGACCGACGGAGCCGTCTTCGTCGAATTCACCGCACAGACCCGCATGTCCGGGATCGACCTGCTTGACGGCACCCTGGTCCGCAAAGGTGCGGGCAGCACCGTCACCTTCTGGGTCCGCGACCGGGGAGGTGAGATTCCCGCCGACCTCGAGGGCGTTGTCGACCGGATCGCGGCGTCCGGGGGAACCCCGCTCGTCGTGGCCGAGCAGGGCCCTGGATCGTCGGCCCGGGTCCTCGCTGTCGTCCACCTGAAGGATGTCGTCAAACCGGGCATGCGGGAACGTTTCGACGAACTGCGACGGATGGGGATCCGCACTGTCATGGTCACCGGCGACAACCGGTTGACCGCCCGGGCCATCGCCGAGGAGGCCGGGGTCGACGACGTCCTCGCCGAAGCCACCCCGGAGGACAAGATGGCGTTGATCCGCCAGGAGCAGGCCGGTGGGCGGCTCGTGGCGATGACCGGTGATGGCACCAATGACGCGCCGGCGCTGGCACAGGCCGACGTCGGCGTGGCCATGAACACCGGCACATCGGCGGCCAAGGAGGCCGGGAACATGGTCGACCTCGACTCGGACCCCACGAAACTCATCGAAGTCGTCGGTATCGGTAAACAACTCCTCATCACCCGGGGTGCCTTGACGACCTTCTCGATCGCCAATGACGTCGCGAAATACTTCGCGATCATCCCGGCGATGTTCATGTCGGTCTTCCCCGGCCTGGCCGCACTCAACGTGATGGGGCTGGCCAGTCCGCGGTCGGCGATGCTCTCCGCCGTCATCTTCAATGCCCTGATCATCGTCGCCCTGATCCCCCTGTCGTTGAAAGGCGTGCCGTACCGGCCGATGTCGGCGGCTGCGCTCCTGCGGCGCAATCTGCTGGTCTTCGGGGTGGGCGGGGTCCTCACTCCTTTCCTCGGGATCAAGGCCATCGACCTGTTCGTCTCCCTCCTGCCCGGAATGGTGTGA